A region of Pseudopipra pipra isolate bDixPip1 chromosome 10, bDixPip1.hap1, whole genome shotgun sequence DNA encodes the following proteins:
- the SI gene encoding sucrase-isomaltase, intestinal isoform X2: MGKKKFSGLEISLIILFCIVTAILCVFIGLFATGHTGVKDPDFYPQCSNIRNEERIDCIPDELATKTTCSRRGCCWSPLADTSVPWCFFSPKHGYKVRSQRSTTAGFEATLKRLPSPTLFGNDIQTVLLTGEYQTSNRFRFKITDPKRQRYEVPHEHVKAFTGSAASNLKYQVTLQQNPFGLVVTRVSNGKVLFDTTIGPLVYADQFLQLSIRLPSSNIYGVGEHVHKQYRHDVNWKTWPMLARDIPPSGVMRNLYGVHTFFLCLEDNTGASFGVFLMNSNAMEFVVQPAPAVTYRTIGGILDFYIFLGDTPEQVVQEYLQFVGLPMFPSYWSLGFQLSRYNYGSLEEVVNVVERNRAIGLPYDAQVTDIDYMEARKDFTYDAENFTDLPNFAEYMHNYGQKYIIILDPAISTQNLLDGSAYGSYVRGTERKVWINGTDGVTPLVGEVWPGATVFPDFTNPECTNWWVEECRLFYDTVPYDGIWIDMNEVASFVQGSSNGCEQNDLNYPPYTPGIVDRLMFSKTLCMDAVQNWGKHYDVHNLYGYSMGIATRRAIESVFPGKRSFMISRSTFMGSGKQTGHWLGDNAATWDHLKWAIPGMLEFNLFGIPYIGADICGFFDDTTEELCRRWMQVGAFYPFSRNHNSEGYISQDPAVFGADSVLVNSSKHYLNIRYMLLPYLYTLFYKAHTQGDTVVRPLLHEFYNDEATWDIGEQFLWGPGLLISPVLYPGVTYTDIYLPDAMWYEFETGNPIYSRKLWYTLSTPADKIGVHLRGGYIFPFQNPGNTTVASRRNPMGLIIALDDNNNATGDLFWDDGESTGTIENRNYLLYEFICSSNTLHINVAFNNYSDPNNLRFEEIRIFGVRQEVTSVTVYQNNVVQDYPLNINYSSLYQTATITGLQLELGRSYTVQWQQNTTLEERFDCYPSPDPTQEKCEQLGCTWEETQNPDVPSCYFSSDTPYYLENIQYSSTGVVADLTLDTASVRANESLTTPISTLRVEVIYHLDNMLQFKIYDYANSRYEVPIPLNLPSSPTSSSQSRLYDASLQMKPFGIRIQRRSTGTLIWNSALPTFTFSDMFIQISTRLASEYIYGFGESEKPTFRNDINWQTWGMFTRDQPPTYQLNSYGYHPFYMALEEDGNAHGVFLLNSNAMDVTFQPTPALTYRTIGGVLDFYVFLGPTPEMVVQQYTELIGRPVMPAYWSLGFQLCRYGYRNDSEVSQVVEEMKAADIPHDVQYVDIDYMERQLDFTLGTRFAGLPALINRIKADGMRFIIILDPTISGNETNYPTFDRGVENDVFIKRPNSDEIIYSKVWPFLPNVVVNESLPEQTQIQLYGAHVAFPDFFRPAAAEWWKREILEYYNNTNNPENSVKFDGLWTDMNEPATFYNGALDGCRDDLLNNPPYIPHLGFRSEGLIVKTPCMEGVQYLPDGTAVRHFDVHSLYGWSQARPTLEALHEATQERGIVITRSTYPSSGRWAGHWLGDNTAAWDQLGTSIVGMMDFSLFGISYTGADICGFFRDSEYELCLRWTQLGAFYPYSRNHNEKGTRRQDPAAWNATFAEAARKVLNVRYTLLPYLYTLLHDAHANGSTVVRPVLHEFVNDRTTWDIHEQFLWGPALLITPVLQQNALTVTGYLPRARWYDYYTDEYVGFGGGQYQVFPAPLDHINLHIRGGYIIPWQNPARTTFYSRQNAMGLTVALDDSLFAEGHLYWDDGVAIDAYENGQYLLTSFTANQNVLDIRVLHGGYTDPNNLNFTDIKVLGVPSSVTQVTVLQNSGTIQSPHASNYNSTKQLLTITGLELRLGQNYTLQWS; this comes from the exons ATCACTGATCCTAAAAGACAAAGGTATGAAGTCCCTCATGAGCACGTGAAAGCATTCACTGGATCTGCAGCCTCCAACCTGAAGTACCAAGTGACACTGCAGCAGAACCCCTTTGGCCTCGTGGTGACCAGAGTGAGCAATGGCAAAGTGCT GTTTGACACCACCATAGGCCCCCTGGTATATGCTGACCAGTTCTTACAGCTCTCAATCCGACTGCCCAGCAGCAACATTTACGGGGTGGGGGAGCACGTGCACAAGCAGTACCGGCACGACGTCAACTGGAAAACCTGGCCCATGTTGGCCAGGGACATCCCCCCCTCTGGAGTAA TGCGTAACTTATATGGAGTTCACACTTTCTTCCTGTGTTTGGAAGACAACACTGGAGCCTCCTTTGGTGTTTTCTTAATGAATAGCAATGCCATGG AGTTTGTGGTgcagcctgctccagcagtgacctACAGAACCATTGGTGGGATCCTGGATTTCTACATCTTCCTGGGAGACACTCCAGAGCAAGTAGTGCAGGAGTACCTGCAG TTCGTGGGATTGCCGATGTTTCCCTCCTACTGGAGCCTGGGCTTCCAGCTGAGCCGCTATAACTACGGCTCCCTGGAGGAGGTGGTGAATGTGGTGGAGAGGAACAGGGCCATTGGACTCCCCTAC GATGCCCAGGTCACTGACATTGATTACATGGAGGCAAGGAAAGATTTCACTTATGATGCAGAGAACTTTACAGATCTCCCTAACTTTGCAGAGTATATGCACAACTATGGACAAAAATATATTATCATATTG gATCCTGCCATTAGCACACAAAATCTATTGGATGGAAGTGCATATGGAAGCTACGTCAggggaacagagagaaaagtCTGGATTAATGGAACAGACGGAGTAACACCCTTAGTTGGGGAG GTGTGGCCAGGGGCAACTGTGTTCCCAGACTTCACCAACCCAGAGTGCACCAACTGGTGGGTGGAAGAATGCAGATTGTTTTATGACACGGTGCCATACGATGGAATCTGGATT GATATGAATGAAGTAGCCAGCTTCGTTCAAGGCTCAAGTAATGGTTGTGAACAGAATGACTTAAACTATCCTCCTTACACCCCTG GAATTGTTGACAGGTTGATGTTTTCCAAGACATTGTGCATGGATGCAGTGCAGAACTGGGGGAAGCATTATGATGTCCACAATCTTTATGGATATTCCATGGGCATAGCAACACGGAG AGCCATCGAGAGCGTGTTTCCTGGAAAGAGGAGCTTCATGATTTCAAGATCTACTTTTATGGGATCAGGAAAGCAAACTGGACACTGGCTGGGAGATAATGCAGCAACATGGGATCACTTAAAATGGGCAATACCTGGAATGCTGGAGTTCAACCTCTTTGGAATTCCTTAT ATTGGAGCAGACATTTGTGGCTTCTTTGACGACACCACAGAAGAACTTTGCAGACGCTGGATGCAAGTGGGAGCATTTTACCCCTTCTCCAGGAATCACAATTCTGAAGGATACATA tctcAAGACCCAGCTGTGTTTGGAGCTGACTCAGTGCTGGTGAACAGCTCCAAGCACTACCTGAACATTCGCTACATGCTGCTGCCCTACCTGTACACGCTCTTTTACAAAGCTCACACCCAAGGGGACACAGTGGTACGGCCACTTCTGCACGA GTTCTACAACGATGAAGCAACGTGGGACATCGGTGAGCAGTTCCTCTGGGGTCCTGGGCTGCTGATTTCCCCTGTACTTTATCCA GGAGTGACTTACACTGATATCTACTTACCTGATGCAATGTGGTACGAGTTTGAGACG GGCAATCCAATCTATTCGAGGAAACTATGGTACACTTTATCAACACCAGCAGACAAAATCGGAGTCCATTTGAGAGGAGGATAcattttccctttccaaaaCCCAGGCAACACGACAGTTGCAAG CCGCAGGAATCCAATGGGACTTATAATTGCCCTGgatgataataataatgctACTGGGGACTTGTTCTGGGATGATGGGGAATCTACAG GTACCATTGAGAATAGAAACTACCTTCTCTATGAGTTTATATGTTCCAGt AATACTCTGCACATCAATGTTGCATTCAACAACTACAGTGATCCAAACAACTTGAGATTTGAAGAAATCAGGATATTCGGAGTGCGCCAGGAAGTCACATCAGTCACTGTGTATCAAAACAATGTTGTGCAAGATTATCCACTTAATATCAACTATAGTTCTTTATACCAG ACTGCCACTATAACAGGACTTCAGCTTGAACTGGGAAGATCTTACACAGTACAATGGCAGCAAAACACAACTCTCGAGGAAAGGTTTGATTGTTATCCCAGTCCTGATCCAACACAAGAAAAATGTGAACAACTTGGCTGTACCTGGGAA GAAACACAAAATCCGGACGTCCCTTCCTGCTACTTCAGCTCTGACACCCCTTACTACCTAGAGAACATCCAATACTCCTCCACAGGGGTTGTGGCTGACCTGACTTTGGACACTGCCAGCGTCAGAGCTAATGAGTCTTTGACTACTCCCATCAGCACCCTACGTGTGGAGGTCATATATCACCTGGACAACATGCTGCAGTTCAAG atCTATGATTATGCAAACTCACGATATGAGGTCCCAATCCCACTAAATCTCCCCAGCTCCCCAACAAGCTCAAGCCAGAGCCGACTTTATGACGCATCCCTTCAGATGAAACCCTTTGGAATACGAATCCAGCgcaggagcacagggacactCAT CTGGAATTCAGCCCTGCCCACTTTCACCTTCAGTGACATGTTCATCCAGATTTCCACCCGCTTGGCATCCGAGTACATCTACGGATTCGGGGAGTCTGAAAAACCCACCTTCCGGAACGACATCAACTGGCAAACCTGGGGGATGTTCACCAGGGATCAGCCTCCTACT taCCAGCTGAATTCCTATGGTTATCATCCATTTTACATGGCTCTTGAAGAAGATGGCAATGCCCACGGGGTTTTCTTGCTTAACAGCAATGCAATGG ATGTGACTTTCCAGCCAACCCCTGCCCTGACCTACCGGACAATCGGAGGAGTTCTCGACTTCTACGTGTTTTTGGGCCCCACGCCGGAGATGGTTGTCCAGCAGTACACGGAA CTGATTGGACGGCCGGTGATGCCAGCCTACTGGTCCTTGGGATTCCAGTTGTGCCGCTACGGATACAGGAACGACTCAGAGGTCTCCCAGGTGGTGGAGGAGATGAAGGCAGCTGACATTCCCCAT gaTGTCCAATATGTAGATATTGACTACATGGAGAGGCAACTGGACTTCACCCTCGGCACACGCTTTGCTGGATTACCAGCTCTGATTAACAGAATCAAAGCAGATGGAATGAGATTCATCATCATCCTG GATCCAACCATTTCTGGAAATGAAACCAATTATCCTACGTTTGATAGAGGTGTGGAAAATGATGTCTTCATAAAACGGCCTAATTCTGATGAAATTATATATTCCAAG gTCTGGCCATTCCTTCCTAATGTAGTAGTTAATGAGTCCCTGCCTGAGCAAACCCAGATACAG CTCTATGGAGCACATGTTGCTTTCCCAGATTTCTTCCGCCCTGCTGCAGCCGAGTGGTGGAAGAGAGAAATCCTGGAGTACTACAACAATACCAACAATCCCGAGAACAGTGTCAAGTTCGATGGCCTGTGGACT GACATGAATGAACCAGCAACTTTTTATAATGGTGCCCTTGATGGCTGCAGAGACGACCTCCTAAACAACCCACCCTACATTCCTC ATTTGGGATTCAGGTCAGAGGGATTAATTGTCAAAACTCCATGCATGGAAGGTGTACAGTATCTCCCAGATGGGACTGCAGTCAGACACTTCGATGTCCACAGCCTTTACGGGTGGTCACAGGCAAGACCTACCTTAGA GGCTTTGCATGAGGCCACCCAGGAGCGCGGGATCGTGATCACCCGTTCCACCTACCCCAGCAGCGGGAGGTGGGCAGGGCACTGGCTGGGGGACAACACGGCAGCCTGGGACCAGCTCGGCACATCCATCGTTG ggatGATGGACTTCAGTCTCTTTGGAATATCTTAT ACAGGAGCTGATATCTGTGGCTTCTTCAGAGACTCAGAGTATGAGCTGTGTCTTCGCTGGACGCAGCTGGGTGCATTCTATCCATATTCCAGGAATCACAACGAGAAAGGAACAAGG AGGCAAGATCCTGCTGCCTGGAATGCAACATTTGCAGAGGCTGCCAGGAAGGTGCTGAATGTCAGATACACCCTGTTACCTTATCTCTACACACTACTGCATGATGCCCATGCCAACGGCAGCACTGTGGTCCGTCCTGTATTGCATGA GTTTGTGAACGACAGAACAACCTGGGACATACATGAGCAGTTCCTCTGGGGGCCTGCCCTGCTCATCACCCCTGTGTTGCAGCAG AATGCTCTAACAGTGACGGGTTACTTGCCCCGTGCCCGCTGGTATGATTACTACACT GATGAATATGTTGGCTTTGGGGGAGGACAATACCAAGTTTTCCCAGCTCCTTTGGATCATATCAACCTGCATATCCGAGGTGGATACATCATTCCTTGGCAAAATCCTGCCAGGACAACATTTTACAG CCGGCAAAACGCGATGGGACTCACGGTGGCATTGGATGACAGTCTGTTTGCAGAAGGACACCTTTACTGGGATGATGGAGTTGCAATTG ATGCATATGAAAACGGTCAATATCTGCTGACATCATTCACTGCTAATCAG aatgTTTTAGATATCAGGGTTTTGCACGGTGGCTACACTGACCCAAATAACTTAAATTTTACTGACATTAAagtcctgggggtgcccagcAGTGTCACTCAGGTGACTGTGTTGCAGAACAGTGGGACAATCCAATCACCTCATGCCTCGAATTACAACAGCACCAAGCAG CTCCTGACAATCACTGGGCTTGAGCTGAGATTAGGCCAGAACTACACCCTGCAATGGAGCTGA
- the SI gene encoding sucrase-isomaltase, intestinal isoform X1 — protein MGKKKFSGLEISLIILFCIVTAILCVFIGLFATGHTGVKDPDFYPQCSNIRNEERIDCIPDELATKTTCSRRGCCWSPLADTSVPWCFFSPKHGYKVRSQRSTTAGFEATLKRLPSPTLFGNDIQTVLLTGEYQTSNRFRFKITDPKRQRYEVPHEHVKAFTGSAASNLKYQVTLQQNPFGLVVTRVSNGKVLFDTTIGPLVYADQFLQLSIRLPSSNIYGVGEHVHKQYRHDVNWKTWPMLARDIPPSGEVRNLYGVHTFFLCLEDNTGASFGVFLMNSNAMEFVVQPAPAVTYRTIGGILDFYIFLGDTPEQVVQEYLQFVGLPMFPSYWSLGFQLSRYNYGSLEEVVNVVERNRAIGLPYDAQVTDIDYMEARKDFTYDAENFTDLPNFAEYMHNYGQKYIIILDPAISTQNLLDGSAYGSYVRGTERKVWINGTDGVTPLVGEVWPGATVFPDFTNPECTNWWVEECRLFYDTVPYDGIWIDMNEVASFVQGSSNGCEQNDLNYPPYTPGIVDRLMFSKTLCMDAVQNWGKHYDVHNLYGYSMGIATRRAIESVFPGKRSFMISRSTFMGSGKQTGHWLGDNAATWDHLKWAIPGMLEFNLFGIPYIGADICGFFDDTTEELCRRWMQVGAFYPFSRNHNSEGYISQDPAVFGADSVLVNSSKHYLNIRYMLLPYLYTLFYKAHTQGDTVVRPLLHEFYNDEATWDIGEQFLWGPGLLISPVLYPGVTYTDIYLPDAMWYEFETGNPIYSRKLWYTLSTPADKIGVHLRGGYIFPFQNPGNTTVASRRNPMGLIIALDDNNNATGDLFWDDGESTGTIENRNYLLYEFICSSNTLHINVAFNNYSDPNNLRFEEIRIFGVRQEVTSVTVYQNNVVQDYPLNINYSSLYQTATITGLQLELGRSYTVQWQQNTTLEERFDCYPSPDPTQEKCEQLGCTWEETQNPDVPSCYFSSDTPYYLENIQYSSTGVVADLTLDTASVRANESLTTPISTLRVEVIYHLDNMLQFKIYDYANSRYEVPIPLNLPSSPTSSSQSRLYDASLQMKPFGIRIQRRSTGTLIWNSALPTFTFSDMFIQISTRLASEYIYGFGESEKPTFRNDINWQTWGMFTRDQPPTYQLNSYGYHPFYMALEEDGNAHGVFLLNSNAMDVTFQPTPALTYRTIGGVLDFYVFLGPTPEMVVQQYTELIGRPVMPAYWSLGFQLCRYGYRNDSEVSQVVEEMKAADIPHDVQYVDIDYMERQLDFTLGTRFAGLPALINRIKADGMRFIIILDPTISGNETNYPTFDRGVENDVFIKRPNSDEIIYSKVWPFLPNVVVNESLPEQTQIQLYGAHVAFPDFFRPAAAEWWKREILEYYNNTNNPENSVKFDGLWTDMNEPATFYNGALDGCRDDLLNNPPYIPHLGFRSEGLIVKTPCMEGVQYLPDGTAVRHFDVHSLYGWSQARPTLEALHEATQERGIVITRSTYPSSGRWAGHWLGDNTAAWDQLGTSIVGMMDFSLFGISYTGADICGFFRDSEYELCLRWTQLGAFYPYSRNHNEKGTRRQDPAAWNATFAEAARKVLNVRYTLLPYLYTLLHDAHANGSTVVRPVLHEFVNDRTTWDIHEQFLWGPALLITPVLQQNALTVTGYLPRARWYDYYTDEYVGFGGGQYQVFPAPLDHINLHIRGGYIIPWQNPARTTFYSRQNAMGLTVALDDSLFAEGHLYWDDGVAIDAYENGQYLLTSFTANQNVLDIRVLHGGYTDPNNLNFTDIKVLGVPSSVTQVTVLQNSGTIQSPHASNYNSTKQLLTITGLELRLGQNYTLQWS, from the exons ATCACTGATCCTAAAAGACAAAGGTATGAAGTCCCTCATGAGCACGTGAAAGCATTCACTGGATCTGCAGCCTCCAACCTGAAGTACCAAGTGACACTGCAGCAGAACCCCTTTGGCCTCGTGGTGACCAGAGTGAGCAATGGCAAAGTGCT GTTTGACACCACCATAGGCCCCCTGGTATATGCTGACCAGTTCTTACAGCTCTCAATCCGACTGCCCAGCAGCAACATTTACGGGGTGGGGGAGCACGTGCACAAGCAGTACCGGCACGACGTCAACTGGAAAACCTGGCCCATGTTGGCCAGGGACATCCCCCCCTCTGGA GAAGTGCGTAACTTATATGGAGTTCACACTTTCTTCCTGTGTTTGGAAGACAACACTGGAGCCTCCTTTGGTGTTTTCTTAATGAATAGCAATGCCATGG AGTTTGTGGTgcagcctgctccagcagtgacctACAGAACCATTGGTGGGATCCTGGATTTCTACATCTTCCTGGGAGACACTCCAGAGCAAGTAGTGCAGGAGTACCTGCAG TTCGTGGGATTGCCGATGTTTCCCTCCTACTGGAGCCTGGGCTTCCAGCTGAGCCGCTATAACTACGGCTCCCTGGAGGAGGTGGTGAATGTGGTGGAGAGGAACAGGGCCATTGGACTCCCCTAC GATGCCCAGGTCACTGACATTGATTACATGGAGGCAAGGAAAGATTTCACTTATGATGCAGAGAACTTTACAGATCTCCCTAACTTTGCAGAGTATATGCACAACTATGGACAAAAATATATTATCATATTG gATCCTGCCATTAGCACACAAAATCTATTGGATGGAAGTGCATATGGAAGCTACGTCAggggaacagagagaaaagtCTGGATTAATGGAACAGACGGAGTAACACCCTTAGTTGGGGAG GTGTGGCCAGGGGCAACTGTGTTCCCAGACTTCACCAACCCAGAGTGCACCAACTGGTGGGTGGAAGAATGCAGATTGTTTTATGACACGGTGCCATACGATGGAATCTGGATT GATATGAATGAAGTAGCCAGCTTCGTTCAAGGCTCAAGTAATGGTTGTGAACAGAATGACTTAAACTATCCTCCTTACACCCCTG GAATTGTTGACAGGTTGATGTTTTCCAAGACATTGTGCATGGATGCAGTGCAGAACTGGGGGAAGCATTATGATGTCCACAATCTTTATGGATATTCCATGGGCATAGCAACACGGAG AGCCATCGAGAGCGTGTTTCCTGGAAAGAGGAGCTTCATGATTTCAAGATCTACTTTTATGGGATCAGGAAAGCAAACTGGACACTGGCTGGGAGATAATGCAGCAACATGGGATCACTTAAAATGGGCAATACCTGGAATGCTGGAGTTCAACCTCTTTGGAATTCCTTAT ATTGGAGCAGACATTTGTGGCTTCTTTGACGACACCACAGAAGAACTTTGCAGACGCTGGATGCAAGTGGGAGCATTTTACCCCTTCTCCAGGAATCACAATTCTGAAGGATACATA tctcAAGACCCAGCTGTGTTTGGAGCTGACTCAGTGCTGGTGAACAGCTCCAAGCACTACCTGAACATTCGCTACATGCTGCTGCCCTACCTGTACACGCTCTTTTACAAAGCTCACACCCAAGGGGACACAGTGGTACGGCCACTTCTGCACGA GTTCTACAACGATGAAGCAACGTGGGACATCGGTGAGCAGTTCCTCTGGGGTCCTGGGCTGCTGATTTCCCCTGTACTTTATCCA GGAGTGACTTACACTGATATCTACTTACCTGATGCAATGTGGTACGAGTTTGAGACG GGCAATCCAATCTATTCGAGGAAACTATGGTACACTTTATCAACACCAGCAGACAAAATCGGAGTCCATTTGAGAGGAGGATAcattttccctttccaaaaCCCAGGCAACACGACAGTTGCAAG CCGCAGGAATCCAATGGGACTTATAATTGCCCTGgatgataataataatgctACTGGGGACTTGTTCTGGGATGATGGGGAATCTACAG GTACCATTGAGAATAGAAACTACCTTCTCTATGAGTTTATATGTTCCAGt AATACTCTGCACATCAATGTTGCATTCAACAACTACAGTGATCCAAACAACTTGAGATTTGAAGAAATCAGGATATTCGGAGTGCGCCAGGAAGTCACATCAGTCACTGTGTATCAAAACAATGTTGTGCAAGATTATCCACTTAATATCAACTATAGTTCTTTATACCAG ACTGCCACTATAACAGGACTTCAGCTTGAACTGGGAAGATCTTACACAGTACAATGGCAGCAAAACACAACTCTCGAGGAAAGGTTTGATTGTTATCCCAGTCCTGATCCAACACAAGAAAAATGTGAACAACTTGGCTGTACCTGGGAA GAAACACAAAATCCGGACGTCCCTTCCTGCTACTTCAGCTCTGACACCCCTTACTACCTAGAGAACATCCAATACTCCTCCACAGGGGTTGTGGCTGACCTGACTTTGGACACTGCCAGCGTCAGAGCTAATGAGTCTTTGACTACTCCCATCAGCACCCTACGTGTGGAGGTCATATATCACCTGGACAACATGCTGCAGTTCAAG atCTATGATTATGCAAACTCACGATATGAGGTCCCAATCCCACTAAATCTCCCCAGCTCCCCAACAAGCTCAAGCCAGAGCCGACTTTATGACGCATCCCTTCAGATGAAACCCTTTGGAATACGAATCCAGCgcaggagcacagggacactCAT CTGGAATTCAGCCCTGCCCACTTTCACCTTCAGTGACATGTTCATCCAGATTTCCACCCGCTTGGCATCCGAGTACATCTACGGATTCGGGGAGTCTGAAAAACCCACCTTCCGGAACGACATCAACTGGCAAACCTGGGGGATGTTCACCAGGGATCAGCCTCCTACT taCCAGCTGAATTCCTATGGTTATCATCCATTTTACATGGCTCTTGAAGAAGATGGCAATGCCCACGGGGTTTTCTTGCTTAACAGCAATGCAATGG ATGTGACTTTCCAGCCAACCCCTGCCCTGACCTACCGGACAATCGGAGGAGTTCTCGACTTCTACGTGTTTTTGGGCCCCACGCCGGAGATGGTTGTCCAGCAGTACACGGAA CTGATTGGACGGCCGGTGATGCCAGCCTACTGGTCCTTGGGATTCCAGTTGTGCCGCTACGGATACAGGAACGACTCAGAGGTCTCCCAGGTGGTGGAGGAGATGAAGGCAGCTGACATTCCCCAT gaTGTCCAATATGTAGATATTGACTACATGGAGAGGCAACTGGACTTCACCCTCGGCACACGCTTTGCTGGATTACCAGCTCTGATTAACAGAATCAAAGCAGATGGAATGAGATTCATCATCATCCTG GATCCAACCATTTCTGGAAATGAAACCAATTATCCTACGTTTGATAGAGGTGTGGAAAATGATGTCTTCATAAAACGGCCTAATTCTGATGAAATTATATATTCCAAG gTCTGGCCATTCCTTCCTAATGTAGTAGTTAATGAGTCCCTGCCTGAGCAAACCCAGATACAG CTCTATGGAGCACATGTTGCTTTCCCAGATTTCTTCCGCCCTGCTGCAGCCGAGTGGTGGAAGAGAGAAATCCTGGAGTACTACAACAATACCAACAATCCCGAGAACAGTGTCAAGTTCGATGGCCTGTGGACT GACATGAATGAACCAGCAACTTTTTATAATGGTGCCCTTGATGGCTGCAGAGACGACCTCCTAAACAACCCACCCTACATTCCTC ATTTGGGATTCAGGTCAGAGGGATTAATTGTCAAAACTCCATGCATGGAAGGTGTACAGTATCTCCCAGATGGGACTGCAGTCAGACACTTCGATGTCCACAGCCTTTACGGGTGGTCACAGGCAAGACCTACCTTAGA GGCTTTGCATGAGGCCACCCAGGAGCGCGGGATCGTGATCACCCGTTCCACCTACCCCAGCAGCGGGAGGTGGGCAGGGCACTGGCTGGGGGACAACACGGCAGCCTGGGACCAGCTCGGCACATCCATCGTTG ggatGATGGACTTCAGTCTCTTTGGAATATCTTAT ACAGGAGCTGATATCTGTGGCTTCTTCAGAGACTCAGAGTATGAGCTGTGTCTTCGCTGGACGCAGCTGGGTGCATTCTATCCATATTCCAGGAATCACAACGAGAAAGGAACAAGG AGGCAAGATCCTGCTGCCTGGAATGCAACATTTGCAGAGGCTGCCAGGAAGGTGCTGAATGTCAGATACACCCTGTTACCTTATCTCTACACACTACTGCATGATGCCCATGCCAACGGCAGCACTGTGGTCCGTCCTGTATTGCATGA GTTTGTGAACGACAGAACAACCTGGGACATACATGAGCAGTTCCTCTGGGGGCCTGCCCTGCTCATCACCCCTGTGTTGCAGCAG AATGCTCTAACAGTGACGGGTTACTTGCCCCGTGCCCGCTGGTATGATTACTACACT GATGAATATGTTGGCTTTGGGGGAGGACAATACCAAGTTTTCCCAGCTCCTTTGGATCATATCAACCTGCATATCCGAGGTGGATACATCATTCCTTGGCAAAATCCTGCCAGGACAACATTTTACAG CCGGCAAAACGCGATGGGACTCACGGTGGCATTGGATGACAGTCTGTTTGCAGAAGGACACCTTTACTGGGATGATGGAGTTGCAATTG ATGCATATGAAAACGGTCAATATCTGCTGACATCATTCACTGCTAATCAG aatgTTTTAGATATCAGGGTTTTGCACGGTGGCTACACTGACCCAAATAACTTAAATTTTACTGACATTAAagtcctgggggtgcccagcAGTGTCACTCAGGTGACTGTGTTGCAGAACAGTGGGACAATCCAATCACCTCATGCCTCGAATTACAACAGCACCAAGCAG CTCCTGACAATCACTGGGCTTGAGCTGAGATTAGGCCAGAACTACACCCTGCAATGGAGCTGA